From Cryptococcus neoformans var. grubii H99 chromosome 6, complete sequence:
ATCATTTAGATACTCTCCCTTTAGCCGGTGCACACCTGTTTCTCTCAATAAACGAGCCTCATAATCCCCAGCCATCTCTCCTTGAAAAGGAATCTCATTACCTCTACGGCCCTGCAGgtcaagaggaagaattggagaagaggaagaaaaataACGAAAGAGGAACGATAGAAGAACCGGTATATGGATTTTGGGTTGATCAGAATAGAGGTGTTGTGGTGGGTCTACTTGATATTTCTTTTCACTTCGGCTGAGGCTGATGATGTCACCCAGGATCTGTGGTATTGGGCGTACGTTCTGTCTTACTCCAATTTTGAGCTGCACTGAATGCTATGCTGCAGTTTCTACCCTTTCAACTTTGGGAAGTCAGCTAGTCGGTTCGGAATACTAGGCAACCGTAAGCAAGCCCGTGTCTCGACTCTGATATCAATGTTAATTTATCGGCTTTGAATAGATGTTGCGGATTGGGAGCACTTGCGTGTGCGAACTGTAGACGGCGTCCCCGTGTCTGTGGATTTTAGTAAGTCGTCATTAGTCCCCACAATTACCAGGCTCATCGAAGGTGAAGGTACGCATGAAGGTGGACGTCTCAGTGCAGGGACAGTCCGGTGGGAGGATGTCGAAAAAGTAGATGATCGACCTGTGGCATATGTAGCTATGGGCAGCCATGGAGTATGGCCAGAACCGGGCGATCATGTTTATGCCGATGCGAGTCCCTCCAGCTTCGCCGTGAGAATCCATACTAAGCATGAACGCCTCACCTCAGTTGGGAAACATCTTCAAGGTTGTCGACAAAACCGACGACGAGGGTCCCATCTGGGATGCTTTAGACAACGTCATCCCCGCACGCTACTGGGCTAATGCTcatgaaaggaagagggtaaGACACGCTGGTAAAGATAGTTGGAGGAATTTCAAGGGCCGGTGGGGTAATAAAGGAGAGATTGATTGTTGGTGGCACCCTATCGTTGGGTTTTGCCAGGTGGGTTTGAGGATGGTATCACTTGGACAATGGTAGAGTGCTGAATTGCTATAGGTTGCTGATGCTCCTCCTGGGCCTAACCGTGATTTCGGCGTACCTCCCGAGGCGAGTCAAGAGTCCCTTTTCAACTTTTCTGGATTATGACCTAAGTGTTCTTTTTAGTGCATTGTCGCACCCCGCGCTACTGACTACTCAACATATAATTTTTACCTATCATCTCCCGCTGTTGAATGGGCTGAAGAAAACGGCATCACGATGGTCGAAGTAGAACAAATCTGTGCAAGACCTAGGCGAGATAagggtgatgatgacacGTCTGTCGAGGATATAGAGACCTGGAGCACAAAGGGAGTGATTTCGTTCAGAGGCAAGGACAAACATTCAGTGGGCGGCTCAAAGCTTGTGATTTTTCAAGATGGTAAAAGCTGATAGGCTGACGCAGGCTAATTTGCCCGGGTGTAAGGGCGTTCAGAGCTCAGTAAGAGGATACAGGATATCTTTATGCCTCATCAACGGTCGGTGCTTGACTACTTCGCGTGAGAGACGGATCTGTTCGTACGAACCTGGGGAAAGGGGCAATAAACCTGGAGGCGCGGTGATTGTGAACGATATTGATGACTGGAGATGGAACTATTGAGACGTTATACAGTATTCGAGAACATGATCTGTTGTAGAACACAAGTGTAATTTATATTAGTAATGAGACGAACGCCCATGATACGTAGGTTAATAGACTAATGACGAGAGATGAGTAGTATTATGCATTTAGCAATCCCTGATACAATGCTTGCTATGACAAAATTAACTCCTTCTAGATGTCTaaggagcagcagcgggGGCAGCAGTTTCCTCCTTGGCCGCctcaaccttttcctccatttTTTCCTCCTGGGCAGGAGGAgcctcatcgtcgtcaaTTTCTGCGTAGAACATTAGCAATAAGTCAAGCGTATTGACTAcatgagaagaaaaagtaCTCACCCTCTCCATAAACTTCGGGGTGCTCCCTGAAGCAATCCTGCATCACCTTGAATAACTCAACACAGTCAACACCCTTGGGTTCAGCCTCAGAGTAGACgaagcaagagaaggcAGCCTTAAACTGCTCGCCACAAGGGCCGGTGGCCATACCACCAAGACACTAATACATCTGTCAGTAACTTGTAGTACAACGAGATGAGATGGCTGGATGGAAAGCTTACAGGGCAATCCCAGTTGATCTCTCCAGTCTCGGGGTTGTAAGCACCTTGTGAAGGCTCGGCGGCTTCagcctccttttcctcaagGATCAGGGCAGCGTCGTCGGCAGCCTTTTCTACGCTATCTGATGAGGCTGAGGCCTCAGACTCGGTGGATTCCCCTGAAAACTCATCCTTCCTGACTGTATAACACGACATCTCCTCAGTATCAACGCAATGGATGCAAACAAATTCGTTTGCAAAGTATACTCACCAGACTTCTTGTGGacattctccttcaaacTCTCCTGTGCGATTATGCTATCTCTAGGACTAGTAGCCTTCTGGGCAGATTCATTGAATACCTTTCGCCTCTCGGAGGTGACAGCCAAGGCAGTGATAGCGAGCGTTGTACCGGCAATGACGGCGTTACGGGAAGACCATAATGACGAAGGCGCAGGTCCGGAGCGGGTGCTAAGAGATCGACGGGCAATGGTTCGAGAAACGCTGGAGAATGAGCGGGCGAACATGGTTTCTGGGGGACTAAGGGTACTAGTGATTGACAGGGACGGCTGTGAATTTGAGATCGAAAGTGCTGATTTATCTTTTTTCTATCGATCGATGGATCACAAGCCATCGTCGACTTTTTATTCTACGAGCTTGGTCATCAGTCTCCGAATCACGTGACTTCATTGTAAGCCCTGCGGGCTTGGCCGAATAAATAGTGAATGACAACGACGGAACATCATTAGACGAGCAAGAACAGACGATCAGATAGTAttattcttcttttcatgCATGCCGTCCAGTCAAACACGCCCAGGATGGGGGATATTGCAGATTTGACAGCAAAGACGTACGATATAGCAAGGCTTATTCCACCAGGACGAGTGACTAGCTATGGTGCGTAGATCGTATCGCTTTTATTTTCGTTTACTTGTCTTTGCTTGTGTGGTGAATGCATTTAAACCAACATCGCTCAGAGCTATTCCTATGGGGGGTGGTAGGTCAAATCCACAGCATTAGCTAATTATAATGTTGATTTGTAGGCCATATTGCCAAGCTTGCTGGGTATCCTACGTACTCGAGGTGAATAAGAGTCTTACGCCTCGTGTGTATAAACCCCCAATGGCAATTGCTGATCCGCGTTAATAGACATGTAGGCAATGCTTTGAAGATGTTACCTCCCAATTCTGAAATACCTTGGCAGGTGAGTGTCATCAGGGTCTGATATCATTCATTCGCCCATACATAATTGCTAATCATTCGGCGTCATGCTCAGCGCGTGGTCAATTCGAAAGGAATAATATCTCCTCGGGGCGATTTTGGATTAGGGGTTGCCAGGCAAAAGGAACGActagaagatgaaggtgtggaAGTGGAGACCCTGACTGGAGCTGGAGGCGAGAGAGTGGATCtaaggagatggggatggttCCCAGAGACTTTACCACAGGACGGAGAAGAATAAGCGAAGAGGGCGCTGCTAATTATCACGGCGGTAATAGTCGGCAAGCAAAGCGAGCAAACAATTGTTGGTGTATGGGAAGGAACAAACTTGGGTGCTCATGGACTAAGCACATCTTACTATTTCACAAAATGAAGATATTTTTGATTTCCCGATTGTTTCTCTCACATAATCCCTTACCGTTTCCCTTTATACAGTGTACTCAACTTGGCAGAATCAAGAGCCTCCCATTCAAGATACTCGTTCTCAGTTTTCTGGCTATTGATGGCAATCGTCGTCAAGTTGTAGCCTGTTTTGGTGCTTTTGTATGTGTCTCAAATTGGAAGATTCCTTTTTTTAAGGGGAAAGCCCGTGCGAACCATCTCACCACCGTAAAGGGCCCTGTTCGAGCCAAAAACTCGCTTTTTCGTATTGCGTGAGAGACCTGCATTTGTACATGATGAGCAGGCAATTAAACGACCACTACACAGATGTGGCCATTATGGCTTTTACAAAGAAGTCACTGGGTCCTTCCCTCGCAGTTGGTTCTGAAGTTCGCCCAAACTAAGACCCTTTCCACCATACTCCTTGGGCACGCCTTCAAGTTCTCCCAATTCATTCGCCAGATTCTCCTTGTAGCTGATGACCACAAACTTCTTGGCAGTCTCAGCGGAAACGAACATTCGCACGGCCTGAAACATCCAGCTCATTATCAAGGGCACCCCCACAAAGAACTTGCGAGAAAGGAGTTCGGGATAGTTGGCCGCCATAAGCTCAATAGTTGCCTTGGAGGCAGCTTTCACATGGGGATCCATGCGAAGAAATGAGACCCCTTCGTAGAGATGGACTTGTGCCATGCGATGGGGATCAATACCTGCATTAAAGTCTGGGATGGGAGTAGAGGTGGTggcgagatgaagatgagcgaTAGCCTCCTCCATAAGATTAACACGCCATCGAAGGAACCTGAGTTGATATCAATGATTGTGCCTATAGAGAGGAGTCCTGCCTGAAGTGCTGGGCTATGCCGCTTACCGGTCAAGATCCCCAAAGGTCGATTTCAAATCCTTCACAGCTCCATAAACGTTCCAAGTCACGATCTCATCCCCGCCATTATTTTTCTTGATCTTTGTCACATATCCTAAGCCTTCGAAATCGGGCCCGAagttttccttctctttctggTCCGCAGGCGCGTCCAATCCCCAGTCCTTCCGCCACTTGAGTGTCTTGCCTAGAGCCGTGGCAGCCTCATCTACGCTGTTGTCCACGGAACGAAGGAATTTTTGCAGAATAATAAGGGTAGAGAAGACTGGGGGAGTAGAGTAAATAAGAGTGACACCCCAGATTTGAGAGTGGCCGGCTTCTGAGAGGATTTTGGGAAGGCGAGAGTTGAGCTGCGAAAGGGGGTGATCTTCTGTGAGCTCAGGCCAGGTGGCTTGCGCGGCGGAGGATGCTTCGACGACAGACATATCCCTACCTTTAACCTATGTATCGCTGTTCAATGTGAGGAGCTATTTATAATGTTGTTTAGCTGAGcaacgaagaagacaaaatACTAACTCGGAAAATGGGTTTGCTGCGGGCGTGTGAAAATGTAACGGTGGTCTATCGGCGATATCGTTATCTGATTATAGTAGGAACATTTCGACATTTCGGAATCTTTCGCGTCATCACACCGCCCGCCGCCGATGCCTTCGTCCGTCCCTCCGTCCGTCACGTCTTTCAtctccgccttcttcttcccctttttcttcttctgctgcgCTTTTTTACAAGTTGACCCGCCTACAAATACCAATCAGCGGAGTCGATCTATGGCCTCGCACTGCGCCAACGCCCCCTATCATTTATGGACAGGACCACGGGAATCACAAATAAAAGCGGCACCTTAGTTGTACGAGGGGACCAATTTGTGTTCCTGTTCATGTCTAGCGAGAGACTGATGGAAGAAATtatgaaggaagagttgaggagATGTAAGAAGGTTAAAAAGATTGGGCAGTTGCTGCTAGAAGAGATATCTTGATATCTTTAAGATGTTTAGGATTTTATATGTTTCAAAGATATAGGCGAAttcagaagatgaaagtTGAGAAGTAGTAGTTCGGTAGAGATTAATCACATAGGCATCAATGATTTCGCCCCACATACAAAAGATAACGAGCAAAAAGAtagataataataatgaacTTGAAATGAAATAAAAAGAGTTGTCCCACAAGTTATGAATGGCTTGGCCACATTGCAGATATAAGCCCTTAAAAGACAGTTGAATGGCTGGACTACTCTTCTTTTATAGTGTCATGAAGAAACGGATTGAAATATTAGGACATTACAAGGCCGGAATCGTCAATGAGTTTGGTCTAATCTAAAGAGCATTGTCAGATATGACATTAGCTGGTTGACTAAATTTCTCGACGAACGAAGGTAAAGGAGATGGGACAGCTCTTTGCGTTTGAAACGTATCAACGGGCGACTAGCCTTAATTTTCAAAGGGCTTGGAGGCGATGTATGTCTTGAACCGGCGACGGTCAGCGTTGAGGGCGAATTCACGCCAGTACGTGCTTTCTTGGGTTAGAGACTGGAGTCGAATCTGGGATATTGATTAGCTTTTCCTGAAGCCCCATCTCTATTTGAAAACAATCCTACCTCGTTCATATTTGCCTCTGACTGCCTGGTCGCTACCTCAATCTGCCATCTTATCAGCTGTTCTTGCATCTTCGCCATCTGTATCTGCATTTCCGCCACCTTTTTCTCCCACTCTTCCGCTTTCTTGGCTTCGATTTCCAATTTTTCGGTGTTGAACTTGTCCTTTGTCTCAAGAGCTGCCAGCTGTGGCaagagcttcttctcgaggCTGACATGGTCACTAATGGACTTTTCAAGCTGTACATTTGTAGGTCAGCAATGTAGGACGTTTTTGATATTCAATCAGGCCCACCTTTTCCCTTAAGCTGTCAAGCTCTCCCAACAACCTTCTATTCTGCTCCAGTACATTCTCATATTCCTTTACTCTAGATCCCATAGTTTCATGcatttcatcatccaagTGGCTCATCCTACTCAGCATCTCTTCATGGAAAGTATTAGCTGATTGGCCCACTTCTGCAAGAGCTGAGGCTGTTGCGAGGGGGGATGAGGGTGTTGGCGGAGTCTGCAGAGTTGCGCGAGCTTCTTCCGAAACTTTTTGGGTGCCATAGAGGATATTCTTAATTTCGAGGCAGGACATCTCTGACCCCGATACCTTGGCTTTCAAACTTAGCTTATCTTGCGCAGCCTATATAGGATTAGCTTCTTTTGCCGCCCGCCAGGACTGGGTCTCGTCTCACCTCACGTCGgacttcctctctctccttctcagcatctttcctctcttctaTTAGCTCGGCTAAAGACCTTGCAAGAACATCCCTTTCCAATTCCGCCGCAAGCGCTCGGGCCACAAGTCTgccctcctcttcacctgccctcgtctctttcctcattgCGTCCTCCAATCTACTCCCCTTATCTTCAAGGCTACTGCGCAGCCCATCCCGCTCTTGCTCTGTGGCTTTCAACCTTTGTTTGAGTACGTCCACTTCGGCGCGTATTTTCACATCACGGCCAGTggcttcctccaccttcattCTTAACGCTCCAATCTCTCCAGATTGTTCTTCAGTCGAGCGGGCCCGGGCATTGGCAGCGTCCTCGGCGTCATGAAGCGCCGCAATAGCAGCCTGGAGGTCATCGGCACTGCTCAACCGGATCGAAGCAACCTCATCAAACTTGGACAGGATAGTGCGTTGGCTGGTGAGGATTGCAGTGAAAAGTTCCTTGGAACTAGACTTGTGTTTCTCTGACACTAGtgactcttccttcctaGACAATGCGCCTTGTAGGCTCCTCAGGAGTTGAACTTGCTGTTCCACAATGTTGAATACGTTTGCCAGTGAGTCAATACCTAGCCCATGCTGTTGTTTCAAGAGTTCTATACAGTGTTAGTTCAAAAGCGTAACGTTCAGGCATCGAAACTCACTGTTTAAAGCCTGAATAAACCCCTCTTCAAAGCTTCCTAAGTTTCCTTCCCAACtgtctcttttctcttcctgtTTCTTGAGCAACTCCAGGACTCTCGGTACAGCCCCGGCATCAAATTCGAATAGAGGTGATTCTGCATCAGAtccaatcttctccttttgcGGGTAAATACTGGACAGGTCAGGTGGCAGAGGCTGCGCAGTAAG
This genomic window contains:
- a CDS encoding mitochondrial intermembrane space import and assembly protein 40, with the translated sequence MFARSFSSVSRTIARRSLSTRSGPAPSSLWSSRNAVIAGTTLAITALAVTSERRKVFNESAQKATSPRDSIIAQESLKENVHKKSVRKDEFSGESTESEASASSDSVEKAADDAALILEEKEAEAAEPSQGAYNPETGEINWDCPCLGGMATGPCGEQFKAAFSCFVYSEAEPKGVDCVELFKVMQDCFREHPEVYGEEIDDDEAPPAQEEKMEEKVEAAKEETAAPAAAP
- a CDS encoding methylated-DNA-protein-cysteine methyltransferase; this translates as MGDIADLTAKTYDIARLIPPGRVTSYGHIAKLAGYPTYSRHVGNALKMLPPNSEIPWQRVVNSKGIISPRGDFGLGVARQKERLEDEGVEVETLTGAGGERVDLRRWGWFPETLPQDGEE
- a CDS encoding methylated-DNA-protein-cysteine methyltransferase, variant, translating into MGDIADLTAKTYDIARLIPPGRVTSYGHIAKLAGYPTYSRHRVVNSKGIISPRGDFGLGVARQKERLEDEGVEVETLTGAGGERVDLRRWGWFPETLPQDGEE
- a CDS encoding phosphatidylinositol transfer protein SFH5; protein product: MSVVEASSAAQATWPELTEDHPLSQLNSRLPKILSEAGHSQIWGVTLIYSTPPVFSTLIILQKFLRSVDNSVDEAATALGKTLKWRKDWGLDAPADQKEKENFGPDFEGLGYVTKIKKNNGGDEIVTWNVYGAVKDLKSTFGDLDRFLRWRVNLMEEAIAHLHLATTSTPIPDFNAGIDPHRMAQVHLYEGVSFLRMDPHVKAASKATIELMAANYPELLSRKFFVGVPLIMSWMFQAVRMFVSAETAKKFVVISYKENLANELGELEGVPKEYGGKGLSLGELQNQLRGKDPVTSL